One window from the genome of Anopheles coluzzii chromosome X, AcolN3, whole genome shotgun sequence encodes:
- the LOC120957848 gene encoding uncharacterized protein LOC120957848 isoform X1, with translation MLCFFPGTVYFNAAHGCLKCTCVGVHLNSEHKMIFESVDAELRTDVGFKQRVDKDHHKPWRSPLEKLKNFNMIDGVPYEGLHQFDRGVTLKLVLGLYEGIFENFEKWSPRQKEAVNTFLIKTRLPSEVNRPMRSFRYRHFWKATEFRSFLLHISIAVLKDFMSFDAFNHFLCYFCSVTIFNSTAHKHLWPLAEKFLYNFVKNFPQYYGRAHMTSNVHNLLHVSGDVNMFGAVPEYSAYRYENYLQIVRRYVRSGTHVVTQVAGRMQEIASVQVATNRVTQTYPRLKGNGAGIHVTADFVLLPNFKDQWFLTTENGIIKFLEAKRISSLLYTVIGIQYETWTEQFSASVDGDQLSSTDLHIYKIDENGPSRSVEIPHYAIKCKFVALRLPSTSFKHPDPQLSSSLISLTPLLHTF, from the coding sequence atgttatgtttCTTTCCAGGTACAGTTTACTTTAATGCAGCGCATGGGTGCTTAAAGTGTACCTGTGTAGGGGTACACCTCAACTCGGAGcacaaaatgatttttgaatCCGTGGACGCCGAACTGCGTACGGACGTCGGCTTTAAACAACGAGTAGACAAAGACCACCACAAACCATGGCGATCACCATTAGAAAAGCTCAAAAATTTTAATATGATCGACGGTGTTCCCTACGAAGGTCTCCATCAGTTTGATCGCGGGGTGACCCTAAAGCTTGTTCTAGGGTTATACGAgggaatttttgaaaattttgaaaagtGGTCACCCCGACAAAAGGAAGCCGTGAATACTTTTTTGATAAAGACACGGCTTCCTTCGGAAGTGAATCGCCCTATGCGATCCTTCCGCTATCGCCATTTTTGGAAGGCCACCGAATTTCGGTCCTTCCTTCTTCATATTAGTATTGCGGTCTTGAAGGATTTTATGTCTTTTGATGCATTCAATCACTTCTTGTGCTACTTTTGCAGTGTGACGATTTTTAATTCAACGGCACACAAGCATCTTTGGCCTCTTGCGGAAAAGTTCTTATACAACTTTGTAAAGAACTTTCCGCAGTATTATGGTCGAGCCCATATGACCAGCAACGTTCACAATCTCCTGCACGTGTCAGGAGACGTTAACATGTTTGGAGCGGTTCCTGAATATTCCGCATATCGGTATGAGAATTATCTTCAAATTGTACGCCGATATGTGAGATCGGGCACGCATGTAGTAACACAGGTAGCCGGCCGTATGCAAGAAATTGCATCAGTGCAAGTGGCTACCAATCGTGTTACTCAAACATACCCCCGGTTGAAGGGCAATGGTGCCGGTATACACGTAACCGCCGATTTTGTCCTACTGCCAAACTTTAAGGATCAATGGTTTTTAACCACCGAAAATGGCATTATAAAATTTTTAGAAGCGAAGAGGATTTCTTCGCTGTTGTACACCGTAATTGGAATCCAGTATGAAACCTGGACGGAACAGTTTAGTGCGTCGGTAGACGGTGATCAGTTATCGTCTACCGACCTACACATCTATAAGATAGATGAAAATGGTCCATCCAGGTCGGTGGAAATACCACATTATGCGATCAAGTGCAAATTTGTTGCACTTCGCCTACCCTCTACTTCCTTTAAACATCCTGATCCGCAACTATCTTCCAGTCTAATCTCCTTAACTCCCCTTCTTCATACTTTTTAA
- the LOC120957848 gene encoding uncharacterized protein LOC120957848 isoform X2, with protein MPSTSNGENNVYSSSTSGDGFNLPNIYPTNNDLLEGDGELDSTNPFPAIFSDSDSDHGDTDRGSDDEDITACWEEAWAFMGKLSPIEGLRTWAIVKNVPRTTLNLLLAVLRNLYHLDVPKDARTFLKTPTEVGLEVQTISGGEFWYQGIETVLRNYFR; from the coding sequence GTGAAAACAATGTATATAGTAGCAGTACTTCTGGTGATGGTTTCAACTTGCCTAACATCTATCCAACTAACAACGATTTACTTGAAGGTGACGGTGAGTTAGATAGTACTAACCCTTTTCCAGCTATATTTTCAGATTCAGATAGTGATCACGGGGATACCGATCGCGgcagtgatgatgaagataTCACAGCGTGTTGGGAGGAAGCCTGGGCCTTCATGGGTAAATTATCACCCATTGAAGGCCTGAGAACATGGGCTATTGTTAAAAACGTGCCGCGAACGACGCTCAATTTACTTTTGGCGGTCTTGCGGAATTTGTATCATTTAGACGTTCCAAAAGATGCGCGGACATTCCTCAAAACCCCCACCGAGGTCGGTTTGGAAGTACAAACGATCTCGGGCGGTGAATTTTGGTACCAAGGGATTGAGACGGTCCTACGCAACTATTTTAGGTAA
- the LOC125908418 gene encoding uncharacterized protein LOC125908418: MQTICSTIDNIACATTDTFLLFGDFNFPNLSWNTDDSNVPALRINYENSRITDNCRSLLDCIYSNGLSQINFIPNASDNILDLIIVSDEILHYCAPPVVSPFPMVAVDVHHPPVELHLTGAGNTARSWRSTAPNRESGTRNYRRTNFIRLAELLQSTDWSFLEGSPDVNSALELFNTTLLALISDCCPLMPPRRSPPWSDARLRRLKQNKASCFRFYSTNGTQHSKLRFIAAHNVYRSYNRQLHTRYLIRVKFSLIRHPTRFWRYVESKRGNSSLPDVLTYNNVSTSSKEGMCNLFADRFKDCFTTDDASLSLEAALNNVPRDVVDIDVRDIIISVDTVLRALQQVKTSYNPGPDGIPTAILAKCREFLAEPLSQIYQLSFAQSTVPTAWKSSVMFPVYKKGDKNSAENYRGITTLPSCAKVFEIVIQNWLMNHCRSYISTRQHGFFPRRSVTTNLVEFVSNCHAAFTSGAQMDAVYTDLKAAFDRVNHRLLLAKLARIGLSTPLVNWFRSYISERSYYVQIDGVSSNVFESSSGVPQGSNLGPLLFSLFINDITLAITEADCLLYADDVRLFRIVRNTSDSLSLQRSIDVFSDWCINNDLLISVDKCTSMSFFRIASPIRYIYSISGTQLPRCNTVRDLGVTLERKLDFRQHYCDILDKANKMLGFIRRHSRELNDPHCLLTLYKSYVRSILEFSSTVWCPFSSVWSNRIEAVQKRVTRIVLHFTPWRNVTPRPSYHTRCLLFGLDTLARRRDNAQCTFLSKLIVGEIDSPELLARVNINVPPRVFRNYRLIRTDLTRRAYSENDPMTAMARKFNQRYISFDWHLRRQNGRDRNTIGRDDAIHHFSPEPIHSAKRKYLIK, from the exons ATGCAAACTATCTGCTCCACCATAGATAATATTGCTTGTGCAACCACCGATACGTTTCTCCTATTCGGGGACTTTAACTTCCCCAATCTTTCCTGGAACACCGATGATTCTAACGTTCCTGCACTGCGAATCAATTATGAGAATTCACGAATTACGGACAACTGCCGCTCTTTGCTTGACTGCATCTATAGTAATGGGCTTTCTCAGATCAACTTTATACCTAATGCATCGGATAACATTCTCGATCTCATAATTGTCTCTGACGAGATCCTACATTATTGTGCCCCACCGGTGGTGTCACCCTTCCCTATGGTTGCCGTTGAtgttcatcatcctcctgtTGAACTACACTTAACTGGTGCTGGCAATACAGCTCGTTCCTGGCGTTCTACCGCACCAAACCGTGAGTCCGGCACACGTAACTACAGGCGAACTAACTTTATCCGTCTAGCTGAACTGCTTCAATCTACTGACTGGTCTTTCCTGGAAGGTAGTCCGGATGTTAACTCAGCATTGGAACTATTTAACACAACACTACTGGCGCTTATATCTGATTGCTGTCCTCTAATGCCACCGCGTCGCAGTCCACCATGGTCTGATGCACGTTTACGCcgtctaaagcaaaacaaagcgtcatgctttcgcttttacagtacaaatggtacacaacactccaaattaaggttcattgctgcccataatgtatatagaagctataacagacaacttcatactcgttatctcattcgagtgaaattctcgctcatcagacacccaacacgattctggaggtatgttgaatcaaaacgcggtaacagctcgctccccgatgttctcacatataacaacgtctccacaagcagtaaggaaggcatgtgcaacttatttgctgatcgtttcaaggactgctttactacggatgatgcaagcttatcattagaagcagctttaaataatgtgccccgtgatgttgttgacattgacgtacgcgatattattatctcggtagatactgtactacgtgctctgcagcaggtcaaaacctcatacaaccctggacccgatggtattcctacggcaatccttgccaaatgccgcgaatttttagcagagcctctgtctcaaatctaccaactctcttttgcacaaagtactgtacccacggcctggaaatcctctgtgatgtttccggtgtacaaaaaaggggataaaaacTCTGCTGAGAACTACCGCGGTATAACCACCTTGCCTTCTTGTGCCAAGGTGTTTGAGATCGTCATACAAAACTGGCTAATGAATCACTgtcgttcttatatttctacacgccagcatggtttctttcctcgacgcagtgttaccacaaacctggtggaattcgtctccaactgccatgcagcctttacttccggagctcagatggatgcagtatacactgatcttaaggctgcgtttgatcgtgtgaaccatcgcttgctgttggctaagctcgcccggatcggtctctctactccgctggtgaattggttcaggtcctatatctctgaacgtagctactacgtacaaatcgatggtgtctcctctaacgttttcgagagttcatctggcgtccctcagggcagcaacttgggaccactgctgttctcgctttttattaacgacatcacactggccattacggaagcagattgtctgctttatgcggatgatgttaggctgtttcgtatcgtacgtaacacttccgactctctttctctgcaaagatcgattgatgttttctctgactggtgtatcaataacgacctgctaatttctgttgataagtgtacgtcaatgtctttctttagaatagctagtccgataaggtatatctatagcatatcagggacacaactaccgcggtgcaatacggtcagggatttaggagtcaccctggaacgcaaactagatttccgacaacattactgtgatattttagacaaagctaacaaaatgctaggatttattcgtcgacattcgagagaactcaatgacccacactgcctgttaactctgtataagtcctatgttcgttccatcctcgagtttagttctacagtttggtgtccattctctagtgtttggtccaatagaatagaagctgtccaaaagagagttactcgtattgtcctacacttcactccgtggcgtaatgtaacccctcgtccatcgtatcatactcgttgtttgttgtttggtctggacacacttgctaggagacgtgataatgcccaatgtacgtttttgtccaaacttattgtcggtgagattgattcgccagaactactggctagagtcaacataaatgtccctcctagagtgttccgtaactacagactaataagaactgaccttacaagacgtgcatacagcgagaacgacccaatgactgcgatggcccgtaaatttaatcagcgttacatttcatttgactggcacct AAGGAGACAAAATGGAAGAGATCGCAACACAATTGGTCGAGATGATGCGATCCATCACTTCTCTCCAGAACCAATACACAGCGCTAAGCGCAAGTACCTCATCAAGTAA
- the LOC120957848 gene encoding uncharacterized protein LOC120957848 isoform X3, translated as MPSTSNGENNVYSSSTSGDGFNLPNIYPTNNDLLEGDGNQTSTLPRRLTLFWRGKFIVPSLMPGGHPDAFTVD; from the exons GTGAAAACAATGTATATAGTAGCAGTACTTCTGGTGATGGTTTCAACTTGCCTAACATCTATCCAACTAACAACGATTTACTTGAAGGTGACG gTAACCAGACATCAACTTTACCGCGAAGACTGACTTTATTCTGGCGGGGAAAATTTATAGTTCCTTCTCTCATGCCCGGTGGGCACCCGGATGCTTTTACCGTTGATTAA
- the LOC125906729 gene encoding uncharacterized protein LOC125906729, producing the protein MNEITENNNKQYRINKQFDHRLRTLTDTINQLTKEREQVMLNELETIKTIMNIDIINHVLEEIQEAISWTKVSVVSNKILSSPEINSIKTILEDQGVKVELPDEALKLVQPIIAINSNSILYILKIPQLADEEATMLEVFPLSIDNRIIVETPTHLIKTRNKVFKPAKPDEYIQNQYREYIDKCTSNLILGRKSDCSTARKNNTTIKLISDGLIIVDNAKGAALSSSCGPDDKLVSGNLLIRFIDCEVTIMNQTFSSKPISSTVEPYWGAVSITEVRWQHHKPMIRQDAFENIGTMQHSYLQQFNSAWNWSLLGGVLVSTIFTLSLAIFVFTFYKRSIRTIADVLPKIADTLFFTPPEELRRPNS; encoded by the coding sequence ATGAACGAGATAAccgagaacaacaacaaacagtaCCGAATCAACAAACAGTTCGATCACAGGCTACGAACCCTCACTGACACCATAAATCAATTGACAAAAGAACGAGAACAAGTAATGCTGAATGAACTAGAAACCATTAAAACCATAATGAACATCGATATCATCAACCATGTTTTAGAAGAAATTCAAGAAGCAATCAGTTGGACTAAAGTATCAGTAGTTAGCAACAAGATTCTATCATCACCAGAGATAAACTCCATCAAAACCATACTAGAAGACCAAGGAGTAAAAGTCGAATTACCAGATGAAGCGCTAAAGCTAGTACAACCAATTATCGCGATCAACTCGAATTCGATACTCTACATACTGAAGATCCCTCAGCTAGCTGATGAAGAAGCAACAATGCTTGAAGTATTTCCTCTCAGTATCGATAACAGAATCATAGTAGAGACTCCGACGCACCTTATAAAAACACGGAACAAAGTGTTCAAACCAGCCAAACCTGATGAATACATCCAAAACCAATACAGGGAGTACATCGATAAATGCACATCCAATCTCATCCTAGGGAGAAAAAGCGATTGTTCTACTGCAAGAAAGAACAACACGACGATAAAGCTAATATCCGATGGACTTATCATTGTCGACAACGCAAAAGGAGCAGCCCTGAGTTCAAGCTGTGGACCCGATGATAAACTCGTCTCCGGAAATCTTCTGATACGCTTCATCGATTGCGAGGTAACGATAATgaatcaaacattttcttcTAAGCCTATCTCCAGCACAGTAGAGCCATATTGGGGAGCAGTATCCATCACCGAAGTCAGATGGCAACACCATAAACCGATGATAAGGCAAGACGCATTCGAGAACATTGGAACGATGCAGCATTCTTATCTCCAGCAGTTCAACAGCGCATGGAATTGGAGCCTACTTGGAGGAGTATTGGTCTCAACAATCTTCACGTTATCCCTGGCGATCTTCGTTTTCACGTTCTACAAACGATCGATACGGACCATCGCAGACGTTCTACCGAAAATAGCGGACACGCTCTTCTTCACCCCCCCCGAGGAGTTACGTAGACCGAATAGCTGA